A window from Rhizosphaericola mali encodes these proteins:
- a CDS encoding glycoside hydrolase family 27 protein, whose translation MLKKIFSIAIATCIMNFSFGQGNNYVQDYTKFQNLALTPPMGWNSWNKFACNVNEEMIREMADAMVATGMKDAGYSFINIDDCWHGDRDSLGFIHPDSARFPSGIKALADYVHSKGLKLGIYSDAGSQTCGGRPGSRGYEFQDALMYAKWGVDYLKYDWCNTEGLKAEGAYKTITAAMKNAGKPIVLSICEWGTDSPWVWGQNVGHLWRTTGDIYNCFDCIEDHGTWKSFGVMQILDKQEGLRKYAGPGHWNDPDMLEIGNGALNEGEDRAHFTMWAMIAAPLIAGNDLRTMTPEVKAVLTNKNVIGINQDSLGVQGYKLNTTLAKGVDVWFKPLVNNEWAVCFLNRSVKDQKVQLNWASLDNIDSLSNKHFATKTTKYTGANLWKKDNVVSTSKALDVVVPAHDVLVYRFKKN comes from the coding sequence ATGTTGAAAAAAATATTTTCGATTGCTATTGCCACTTGTATTATGAATTTTTCTTTCGGACAAGGAAATAATTATGTTCAAGACTATACTAAATTCCAAAATCTTGCTCTTACGCCGCCTATGGGCTGGAATAGTTGGAATAAATTTGCTTGTAATGTCAACGAAGAAATGATTCGAGAAATGGCAGATGCTATGGTGGCAACTGGTATGAAAGATGCCGGGTATAGTTTCATTAATATTGATGATTGCTGGCATGGAGATCGAGATAGTTTGGGTTTTATTCATCCAGATTCTGCTCGTTTTCCTTCTGGAATCAAGGCCTTAGCAGACTATGTACATTCTAAAGGTTTGAAATTGGGTATTTATTCTGATGCAGGTTCACAGACTTGCGGCGGTCGCCCAGGAAGTCGTGGATATGAATTTCAAGATGCTTTGATGTATGCCAAATGGGGCGTAGATTATTTGAAATACGATTGGTGTAATACGGAAGGATTGAAAGCCGAAGGCGCATACAAAACGATCACTGCAGCAATGAAAAATGCGGGCAAGCCTATCGTATTGAGTATTTGTGAGTGGGGTACGGATAGTCCATGGGTTTGGGGACAAAATGTTGGACATCTTTGGAGGACCACAGGTGATATTTATAATTGTTTCGACTGTATTGAGGATCATGGAACCTGGAAATCCTTTGGCGTGATGCAGATTTTAGACAAACAAGAAGGTTTGCGTAAATATGCAGGTCCTGGTCATTGGAACGATCCAGATATGTTGGAAATTGGAAATGGTGCATTAAATGAAGGAGAAGATCGTGCGCATTTTACAATGTGGGCAATGATTGCAGCTCCCCTGATTGCGGGTAATGATTTGCGTACTATGACACCTGAAGTAAAAGCAGTATTGACTAATAAAAATGTCATTGGGATCAATCAAGATAGTTTGGGTGTTCAAGGTTATAAACTGAATACTACATTAGCGAAAGGGGTGGATGTTTGGTTTAAACCATTGGTAAATAATGAATGGGCTGTTTGCTTTTTAAACCGAAGTGTAAAAGATCAAAAAGTACAGTTGAATTGGGCTTCTTTGGACAATATTGATTCTCTTTCAAACAAGCATTTTGCCACGAAAACAACTAAATATACAGGTGCAAATTTGTGGAAAAAGGACAACGTGGTAAGTACATCTAAAGCGTTGGATGTCGTTGTGCCTGCACACGATGTATTAGTGTATCGTTTCAAAAAGAACTAG
- the bglX gene encoding beta-glucosidase BglX produces the protein MNKTTILMMGILSFTQVSTSLAQTKNKTAIYMNQHKPTSERVQDLLGKMTIAEKAGQLNQINGGAFTGPALNDEGQKGKMDAVASGQVGSMLNVIGVDETMAIQKIAVEKSRLGIPLLFGYDVIHGYKTIFPIPLAEACSWDLPQIEKNSAVAASEASAAGIHWAFAPMCDISNDPRWGRVMEGIGEDPWYGALVSAARVKGTQGDLSNDNLLACVKHFAAYGTVESGREYNFTDVSRFQLWNKYLPPYKAAVEAGAVTVMNGFTTFEGEPVSASKYLITDVLKNKWNFGGFLVSDWNSFGEMVTWGAASDTKEAIYKAFKAGSMMDMETRGMVKFIPELIKEGKITENELNYAVGKILEAKFKLGLFDDPYKFCNKERESNEIFTDGNKSEALKAAEGSIVLLKNDNNVLPLNISQKKIALIGELAASHDDMFDFWIGQGDAKDAISLKEGLENKYKSNVQYAPGYSLDVKSSANYINDAVALANNSDAVVVNIGISGKMAGEDRSLANPIIPENQVELLKALKKTGKPIVAVISAGRPLILTDILPYVDAVIYSWILGTETGNAITNILDGTHNPSAKTVMSFPYAVGQIPVYYNHFNTGRPNPTDDAGNWYSRYRDIPRDPLFPFGFGLSYSTFEYSNLKLNKTFINKNEKLIVTVELKNTGNYDGTEISQLYIRDVAASVIRPVKELKGFQKTLLKKGASTTLTFTIGSKELEYYNMSGDSVLEPGKFEVFVGGNSKDVLSSSFELTK, from the coding sequence ATGAATAAAACAACAATATTAATGATGGGTATTTTGTCATTTACACAAGTATCTACCTCATTGGCTCAAACGAAAAACAAGACAGCAATTTATATGAATCAGCATAAACCTACATCAGAAAGAGTTCAAGATCTTTTAGGAAAAATGACAATAGCGGAAAAGGCCGGACAGCTTAACCAAATCAATGGTGGTGCGTTTACCGGGCCTGCCTTAAATGATGAGGGACAAAAGGGTAAGATGGATGCAGTTGCTTCCGGACAAGTCGGTTCTATGTTAAATGTCATTGGTGTAGATGAAACTATGGCTATCCAAAAAATTGCTGTAGAAAAAAGTCGTTTAGGTATTCCGTTGTTATTTGGATATGATGTGATTCACGGTTATAAAACGATTTTCCCTATTCCATTGGCGGAAGCTTGTAGTTGGGATTTGCCTCAAATTGAAAAGAACTCAGCAGTTGCGGCTTCAGAAGCTTCGGCTGCAGGTATTCATTGGGCATTTGCTCCGATGTGTGATATCAGCAATGATCCTCGCTGGGGACGTGTGATGGAAGGTATTGGCGAAGATCCTTGGTACGGAGCTTTGGTTTCTGCTGCTCGTGTGAAAGGTACACAAGGCGATTTGTCTAATGATAATTTGTTGGCCTGTGTCAAACATTTTGCAGCTTATGGGACGGTAGAAAGTGGACGTGAATACAATTTTACGGATGTCTCCAGATTTCAACTATGGAATAAATATTTACCGCCATACAAAGCTGCTGTTGAGGCTGGTGCAGTAACGGTAATGAATGGCTTTACAACCTTTGAAGGAGAACCAGTGAGTGCAAGTAAATATTTGATTACTGATGTTTTGAAAAACAAGTGGAATTTTGGAGGCTTTCTAGTGAGCGACTGGAATTCCTTTGGAGAAATGGTAACTTGGGGTGCTGCAAGCGATACTAAAGAAGCAATTTATAAAGCCTTCAAAGCCGGTTCTATGATGGATATGGAAACGCGTGGTATGGTAAAATTTATTCCTGAATTAATCAAAGAAGGGAAAATTACAGAAAATGAACTCAATTATGCCGTAGGTAAAATTTTGGAGGCCAAATTCAAATTAGGTCTTTTTGATGATCCTTATAAATTCTGTAATAAAGAAAGAGAGTCAAATGAGATTTTTACGGATGGAAATAAGAGCGAAGCTTTAAAAGCCGCAGAAGGTTCTATTGTATTATTGAAAAATGACAACAATGTTTTACCACTAAATATTTCTCAAAAGAAAATTGCTCTGATTGGCGAATTGGCCGCAAGCCACGACGATATGTTTGATTTCTGGATTGGACAAGGTGATGCCAAAGATGCTATTTCTCTAAAAGAAGGTTTGGAAAATAAATACAAATCGAATGTTCAATATGCACCGGGATATAGTTTGGATGTAAAATCAAGCGCCAACTATATAAATGATGCCGTCGCATTAGCAAATAATAGTGATGCTGTAGTTGTAAATATTGGTATTTCTGGAAAAATGGCAGGGGAAGATAGATCTTTGGCTAATCCGATTATTCCTGAAAATCAAGTTGAGCTATTAAAAGCATTAAAGAAGACAGGAAAGCCAATCGTTGCAGTTATATCTGCAGGTAGACCATTAATTTTAACGGATATTTTACCTTATGTAGATGCGGTAATTTATAGTTGGATTTTGGGTACGGAAACTGGAAATGCCATTACTAATATTTTAGACGGAACACATAATCCAAGTGCAAAAACAGTAATGAGTTTCCCTTATGCGGTCGGACAAATACCTGTTTATTATAATCATTTCAATACAGGTCGCCCTAATCCTACAGACGATGCCGGCAATTGGTATAGTCGTTACCGGGACATTCCTCGTGATCCATTATTTCCATTTGGTTTTGGATTAAGTTATTCTACATTTGAATATAGTAATTTGAAATTGAACAAAACTTTTATTAATAAGAATGAGAAATTAATAGTGACCGTAGAGTTGAAAAATACAGGAAATTATGATGGTACAGAAATTTCCCAATTATATATCAGAGATGTTGCGGCATCCGTCATACGACCAGTAAAAGAATTAAAAGGATTTCAAAAAACTTTATTGAAAAAAGGTGCATCAACTACATTGACCTTTACAATTGGTTCAAAGGAATTGGAATACTATAATATGTCAGGCGACTCTGTATTGGAACCTGGAAAATTTGAAGTATTTGTCGGAGGAAATTCTAAAGATGTTTTATCTTCTTCATTTGAACTAACCAAATAA
- a CDS encoding SGNH/GDSL hydrolase family protein produces the protein MKIKIVLSLMIFCLISFGFTTFAKASFYKGNDTHLLYMGRVEILNSQPRLWTAGAYFRFAFSGDTCKVILEDELRYGVEHNYIEIQVDNDQPIRLRLNNKVDTINVIPSYKRNIHQAIICKDTETGIGYVGVNGIIVDQLLNTPKRKGKLFEFWGDSITCGASSDTSSVGCGKGRWEDQHNAYMSYGAQTARKLDADWVLSSVSGIGLMHSCCDMKIIIPQVWDKMDMRNDSLSWDFSILPNVVFVCLGQNDGIQDKITFYENYISFLKQLRTKYANQPIVLLTSPMADAKLRAFLKEEIKDVIEKGNANGLKNLYSYTFEKSYNGGCDYHPSVVENKEISDLLVRYIKNTKGIL, from the coding sequence ATGAAAATAAAGATAGTTTTGTCTTTGATGATATTTTGCCTGATTAGTTTTGGATTTACAACTTTTGCAAAAGCTAGCTTTTATAAAGGAAATGATACGCATCTTTTATATATGGGTCGGGTCGAGATATTAAATAGTCAGCCCAGACTATGGACTGCTGGAGCTTATTTTAGATTCGCTTTTAGTGGTGATACTTGTAAGGTGATATTAGAGGATGAGTTGCGCTACGGTGTTGAACATAATTATATCGAAATACAAGTCGATAATGACCAGCCAATCCGTTTACGATTAAATAATAAAGTTGATACGATAAATGTCATCCCTTCCTATAAAAGAAATATTCATCAGGCGATAATTTGTAAGGATACAGAGACAGGTATTGGATATGTTGGTGTCAATGGTATTATAGTGGATCAATTACTCAACACACCTAAACGTAAAGGAAAATTATTTGAATTCTGGGGCGATTCTATTACTTGTGGAGCCTCAAGTGATACCTCTTCTGTAGGTTGTGGTAAGGGTCGTTGGGAAGATCAACACAACGCGTACATGAGCTATGGTGCGCAAACAGCTCGCAAGCTAGATGCTGACTGGGTTTTAAGTTCGGTTTCTGGTATTGGTTTGATGCATAGTTGTTGCGATATGAAAATTATTATACCACAGGTTTGGGATAAAATGGATATGCGAAACGATTCTCTATCTTGGGATTTTTCTATTCTTCCCAATGTGGTTTTTGTTTGTTTAGGACAAAACGATGGTATTCAGGATAAAATCACGTTCTATGAAAACTATATTTCCTTTTTGAAACAATTACGTACTAAATATGCAAATCAACCAATTGTCTTACTTACTTCACCTATGGCAGATGCTAAGTTGCGTGCATTTTTGAAAGAAGAAATTAAAGACGTTATTGAGAAAGGAAATGCGAACGGATTAAAGAATTTATATAGCTATACATTTGAAAAAAGCTACAATGGTGGTTGTGATTATCATCCATCTGTAGTTGAAAATAAGGAAATATCGGATTTATTAGTTCGATACATTAAAAATACAAAAGGTATTTTATAG
- a CDS encoding AGE family epimerase/isomerase, which yields MSYIVEQNIEWLKSHTSKELISILDYWTTKMKDNTNGGFYGEINGKDQLISEAEKGGVLNARILWTYSAAYNLTKDNSYLQMAEYAWDYIQKYFIDAQYGGVYWSVDYNGQPLKTRKQIYGQAFMIYALSEFYIATANENALSLAKDLFELIEKYSFDAEFGGYFEAFTQEWVLETDLRLSDKDENEKKTMNTHLHIIEGYAALYRVWKDEKLKKQIIHLLENFEQHIYDASSKHLILFFNEKWENHHDIISYGHDIEAGWLLQEAAEIVEEEEWVAKTKKIALALTDAIAEAIDVDGGLWYEKDGEKWVYQKHWWPQAESVVGFFNVYQISNDVKYLDSAKASWSFIENKIIDYKNGEWIWGVDQDGFAMQEEDKAGFWKCPYHNGRACMEIIRRTK from the coding sequence ATGAGTTACATTGTTGAGCAGAATATTGAATGGTTAAAAAGTCATACTTCCAAAGAATTAATTTCCATATTAGACTATTGGACGACCAAAATGAAGGACAATACTAATGGTGGATTTTATGGTGAGATTAATGGTAAAGATCAATTGATTTCAGAGGCGGAAAAGGGTGGTGTGTTGAATGCACGCATTCTTTGGACATATAGTGCTGCTTATAATTTGACCAAAGATAATTCCTATTTACAAATGGCTGAATATGCATGGGACTATATTCAAAAGTATTTTATCGACGCACAATATGGAGGTGTGTACTGGAGTGTAGACTATAATGGCCAACCATTAAAAACACGTAAGCAAATTTATGGTCAGGCATTTATGATCTATGCACTAAGTGAATTTTATATTGCTACCGCAAATGAAAATGCCTTATCTCTAGCAAAAGATTTATTTGAATTAATTGAAAAATATAGTTTCGATGCAGAGTTTGGAGGTTATTTTGAAGCCTTTACACAAGAGTGGGTATTGGAAACAGATCTTCGTCTAAGTGACAAAGATGAGAATGAAAAGAAAACAATGAATACGCACCTGCATATAATAGAAGGCTATGCGGCATTGTATCGTGTATGGAAAGATGAAAAGCTAAAGAAACAAATTATCCATTTATTGGAAAATTTTGAACAACATATTTATGATGCGTCTTCCAAACATTTGATTCTATTCTTCAATGAAAAATGGGAAAATCATCATGATATCATTTCTTATGGACATGATATAGAAGCGGGTTGGCTATTGCAAGAAGCTGCTGAAATAGTTGAAGAGGAAGAATGGGTTGCCAAAACCAAGAAAATTGCACTTGCATTGACGGATGCAATCGCTGAAGCTATAGATGTTGACGGGGGACTTTGGTATGAAAAGGATGGTGAAAAATGGGTTTACCAAAAGCATTGGTGGCCACAAGCGGAATCAGTAGTCGGTTTTTTTAATGTCTATCAAATTTCTAATGATGTGAAATATTTGGATAGTGCAAAAGCGTCATGGTCTTTTATTGAAAATAAAATAATTGACTATAAAAATGGCGAATGGATTTGGGGGGTTGATCAAGATGGATTCGCTATGCAAGAAGAGGATAAAGCGGGATTTTGGAAATGTCCTTATCACAATGGACGTGCATGTATGGAAATTATTAGACGCACAAAATAA
- a CDS encoding glycoside hydrolase family 130 protein, with protein sequence MSIFETRKKSVIDAYEALITKKNEKESLSNGIYDRYVHPVLTGDHAPYFWKYDLNENTNPLFEERFGINAAFNAGAIKFKGNYIMVARVEGNDRKSFFAIAESPNGVDNFRFWEKPILIPGGNSNETNYYDMRLVQHEDGYIYGTFCVESKDPSAPASDQSSAVAQCGIVRTKDLLTWERLDDLKTPSPQQRNVVIHPEFIDGKYAFYTRPQDGFIDTGSGGGIGFGLAADVKHAVIDHEVIVHARRYHTVYEAKNGMGPAPIKTEKGWLQLAHGVRNSAAGLRYVLYMFMTDLKDPSKVIYNPGGFFMAPQGIERVGDVSNVLFTNGWIADDDGKVFIYYASSDTRMHVATSSIDQLVDYVMHTPADDYYSNASVENILEIVEENKGLY encoded by the coding sequence ATGAGCATTTTCGAAACAAGGAAAAAATCTGTGATTGACGCATACGAAGCATTGATTACAAAGAAGAATGAAAAAGAGTCTTTGAGTAACGGTATTTATGATAGATATGTACATCCTGTACTGACAGGGGATCACGCCCCATATTTTTGGAAATATGATTTGAATGAAAATACGAATCCTTTGTTTGAAGAGCGTTTTGGTATCAATGCTGCATTTAATGCAGGTGCGATTAAGTTCAAGGGTAATTATATAATGGTCGCTCGTGTGGAAGGCAATGACCGAAAGTCTTTTTTTGCAATAGCAGAAAGTCCTAATGGTGTAGACAATTTCCGTTTCTGGGAAAAGCCAATTTTGATTCCTGGTGGTAATTCTAATGAAACGAACTATTATGATATGCGTTTGGTACAACACGAGGATGGTTATATTTATGGTACATTCTGTGTAGAAAGTAAAGATCCTTCGGCTCCGGCTTCAGATCAGTCCTCTGCAGTGGCCCAATGTGGGATTGTTCGGACTAAAGATTTGTTGACATGGGAACGATTAGATGATCTTAAAACACCGTCACCTCAGCAACGTAATGTCGTAATACATCCAGAATTTATTGATGGGAAATATGCATTTTACACACGTCCTCAAGATGGATTTATCGACACCGGAAGTGGTGGTGGAATCGGTTTTGGGTTAGCTGCTGATGTAAAACATGCAGTGATTGATCATGAAGTTATCGTACATGCTAGACGTTATCATACTGTTTACGAGGCTAAAAATGGTATGGGTCCAGCTCCTATTAAAACCGAAAAGGGTTGGTTGCAATTAGCACACGGTGTTCGTAATTCTGCCGCTGGTCTTCGTTATGTTTTATATATGTTCATGACGGATTTAAAAGATCCATCCAAAGTAATCTACAATCCGGGTGGCTTTTTTATGGCACCGCAAGGAATCGAAAGAGTGGGAGATGTTTCCAATGTACTATTCACAAATGGTTGGATTGCGGATGATGATGGCAAAGTATTTATCTATTATGCTTCTTCGGATACACGTATGCATGTGGCAACTTCTTCTATTGATCAATTAGTGGACTATGTTATGCATACGCCAGCTGATGATTATTATTCCAATGCTTCGGTAGAAAATATATTGGAAATTGTAGAGGAAAATAAAGGTTTGTATTAA
- a CDS encoding MFS transporter gives MAQEIIKIKEKVAYGLGDAASSMFWKIFSMYLFFFYTDVFGLAAAAVGTMFLVTKVWDSLFDPFVGILSDRLDTKWGKFRPFLLWVAIPFAVIGAMTFYKPDFAHSGKLVYAYITYSLMMMVYSLINVPYASLLGVMSSDGKMRTTLASYRMVFAFAGSLIALWAIEPLVKTMGDGTLTSSHGWFYTIIIFGVVTTLLFWGCFAGTKERIKPIAENKTELKEDIADLLANKPWWILLGAGVATLLFNTIRDGGAIYYFKYFVGESDANNAHIFGMTMSLTSLYLVIGQAANIVGVVSATPISNKLGKKRTFFLAMLVAAFLSIVFYFIPKDNVTMLVLLQFLISICAGAIFPLLWSMYADTADYSEWKQGRRATGLVFSASSMSQKLGWALGGALTGWLLSYFGFKANSIQNSSALIGIRWMLSFLPAAGALLSMAFIFFYPLTENKLENITSELNIKRQSNQQ, from the coding sequence ATGGCACAGGAAATAATCAAAATAAAGGAAAAAGTTGCCTATGGTTTGGGAGATGCTGCATCTTCTATGTTTTGGAAGATATTTAGCATGTATCTCTTTTTTTTTTATACAGATGTATTTGGATTAGCGGCTGCTGCAGTTGGTACCATGTTTTTAGTAACTAAGGTATGGGATTCTTTATTTGACCCTTTTGTAGGGATTCTTTCCGATAGATTGGATACAAAGTGGGGAAAGTTTCGACCTTTCTTACTATGGGTGGCGATTCCTTTTGCGGTCATCGGTGCAATGACTTTTTATAAGCCAGATTTTGCACATTCAGGTAAGTTGGTATATGCTTATATTACTTATTCCTTAATGATGATGGTCTATTCTTTGATTAATGTTCCTTATGCGTCACTACTCGGTGTTATGTCTTCGGATGGTAAAATGAGGACAACGCTTGCTTCTTATCGAATGGTTTTTGCATTTGCAGGTAGTTTAATTGCATTGTGGGCGATAGAACCATTGGTGAAAACTATGGGAGACGGAACATTGACTTCATCTCATGGCTGGTTTTACACAATCATTATTTTTGGGGTGGTCACTACGTTGTTGTTCTGGGGGTGTTTTGCTGGAACGAAAGAGCGAATTAAACCTATTGCTGAAAACAAAACGGAACTCAAAGAAGATATTGCTGATTTGTTGGCAAATAAACCTTGGTGGATATTATTGGGTGCAGGTGTCGCTACACTACTGTTTAATACAATTAGGGATGGAGGCGCGATTTATTATTTCAAATATTTTGTGGGAGAATCTGATGCAAATAATGCACACATCTTTGGTATGACGATGTCTTTGACTTCATTATACTTGGTTATCGGTCAGGCGGCCAATATTGTCGGTGTTGTCTCTGCAACGCCAATTTCCAATAAACTTGGCAAAAAAAGAACATTCTTTTTGGCAATGTTAGTGGCGGCTTTTTTGAGTATCGTTTTTTACTTTATACCAAAGGACAATGTGACTATGCTAGTGCTATTGCAATTTTTAATTAGCATTTGTGCAGGAGCGATCTTCCCGCTGTTGTGGTCCATGTATGCGGATACTGCAGATTATTCCGAATGGAAACAAGGCCGCCGCGCAACGGGCTTAGTATTTTCAGCTTCCTCTATGTCACAGAAATTAGGTTGGGCTCTAGGAGGCGCATTGACGGGTTGGTTGCTTTCTTATTTTGGTTTTAAAGCAAATTCCATACAAAATAGTTCTGCCTTGATAGGTATCCGTTGGATGCTGAGTTTCCTGCCGGCCGCAGGTGCACTTTTATCTATGGCTTTTATCTTTTTTTACCCTTTGACAGAAAATAAGTTAGAAAATATTACATCCGAACTAAATATAAAAAGACAATCGAATCAACAATAA